The Vicinamibacteria bacterium genome window below encodes:
- a CDS encoding DM13 domain-containing protein, whose amino-acid sequence MKKRPIFLAVGALLLGGLWYLFRPELLFVTKKVNEEFPGTAAVSAERSGAPFLKGTFHPGAHETVGTAAIHVLEGGKRVLRLTDFQTSNGPDVRVFLVAAADAMDSDAVKTSGYVDLGSLKGTEGAQNYDVPAQVDLDQYRAVTIWCARFGVNFGTAPLTPTKPEALSAGTFHGVAHETEGIASIYRLPDGKRVLRFTGFKTSNGPDVQVYLGKAKDASDNDSVTRAGFFHVGALRGTEGDQNYELPDSLDLSQYHSVTIWCRRFGVNFATAPLQAPQT is encoded by the coding sequence ATGAAGAAACGTCCAATCTTTCTAGCAGTGGGAGCTCTACTCCTGGGCGGGCTCTGGTATCTGTTCCGTCCCGAGCTTCTGTTCGTAACCAAGAAAGTCAACGAGGAGTTCCCGGGAACGGCCGCAGTCTCGGCGGAGAGAAGCGGCGCGCCGTTTCTGAAGGGAACGTTCCACCCCGGCGCTCACGAGACGGTAGGCACGGCCGCCATACACGTCCTCGAGGGAGGGAAACGGGTTCTGAGACTCACGGACTTCCAGACGTCCAACGGTCCCGACGTGCGCGTCTTTCTCGTCGCCGCCGCGGACGCGATGGACAGCGACGCGGTCAAAACGTCCGGGTACGTGGATCTTGGAAGCTTGAAAGGCACCGAAGGCGCGCAGAACTACGACGTTCCCGCCCAGGTGGATCTCGATCAGTACCGGGCGGTCACGATCTGGTGCGCGCGTTTCGGAGTCAACTTCGGAACCGCTCCGCTGACGCCGACGAAGCCAGAAGCCTTGTCCGCGGGGACATTCCACGGCGTGGCCCACGAGACCGAGGGAATTGCCAGCATCTACCGGCTTCCCGACGGCAAACGGGTGCTGCGTTTCACCGGGTTCAAAACGTCCAATGGACCCGATGTGCAGGTCTACCTCGGCAAGGCGAAAGACGCCTCGGACAACGACAGCGTGACCCGCGCGGGCTTCTTCCACGTCGGAGCGCTCCGAGGGACCGAGGGGGATCAGAACTACGAGCTTCCCGACTCCCTCGACCTCTCGCAGTACCATTCGGTGACCATTTGGTGCCGGAGGTTCGGCGTAAACTTCGCCACGGCGCCGTTGCAGGCACCGCAGACCTAG
- a CDS encoding NAD(P)/FAD-dependent oxidoreductase, with product MARIVILGGGFGGLYTALELERVLARRSDLEVTLVNRDNFFLFTPMLHEVAASDLDVTHIVNPVRKLLKRVRFFEGNAEQIDVEKRTVLVNHTDGSHGHVLEYDQLVLGLGSVTNFFELPGLEERAFTMRTLGDALALRNRLIANLEAADFECASGVRDPLLTVVVAGGGFAGVETIAGINDFVREALRFYPHLSEELISMVLVHPGEYLLPELGEKLGRYARDVLASRGVEVRLKARVARATDRGVELSDGTFIDTNTLVWTAGNSVHPLIATLPAKKARGRLVVDEFLRVEESPGVWALGDCASTHPPTAQHALREGKLVARNLIAAVDGREMSPFVFRTIGQLAAIGRRTGVARILGVNFSGFLAWWLWRTIYLAKLPRFEKKVRVALDWALDLMFSKDLVQLQTPRTIRRQTRKDHESQESSGDRAPRGRLPAREELETIRTLPLREAVGDGP from the coding sequence ATGGCGCGGATCGTCATTCTCGGTGGAGGATTCGGCGGGCTCTACACCGCTCTCGAGCTCGAGAGGGTGTTGGCCCGCCGGAGCGACCTCGAGGTCACGCTGGTGAATCGGGACAACTTCTTCTTGTTCACCCCGATGCTCCACGAGGTCGCCGCGAGCGACCTCGACGTGACCCACATCGTGAATCCGGTGCGAAAGCTCTTGAAGCGAGTGCGTTTCTTCGAGGGAAACGCGGAGCAGATCGACGTCGAGAAGAGAACCGTGCTCGTCAACCACACTGACGGAAGCCACGGGCACGTACTGGAATACGATCAGCTGGTGCTCGGCCTGGGATCCGTCACGAACTTCTTCGAGCTTCCCGGGCTCGAGGAGCGTGCTTTTACGATGCGCACGCTCGGAGATGCCCTGGCGCTCCGGAATCGGCTCATCGCCAATCTGGAGGCGGCCGACTTCGAATGTGCCAGCGGCGTCCGCGATCCGCTTCTAACGGTCGTCGTTGCCGGCGGCGGGTTCGCCGGCGTGGAAACGATTGCGGGTATCAACGATTTCGTTCGCGAGGCGCTGCGCTTCTATCCGCACCTGAGCGAAGAGCTCATCAGCATGGTGCTGGTGCATCCGGGGGAGTATCTGCTGCCCGAGCTGGGTGAAAAGCTGGGACGGTATGCCCGAGACGTCTTGGCGTCGCGCGGCGTCGAGGTTCGTTTGAAGGCCCGAGTCGCCCGAGCCACCGATCGGGGCGTCGAGCTTTCGGACGGAACGTTCATCGACACCAACACGCTGGTCTGGACGGCGGGCAACTCGGTCCATCCGCTCATCGCAACTCTCCCTGCGAAGAAAGCTCGCGGCCGGCTCGTTGTGGATGAGTTCCTTCGGGTCGAGGAGAGTCCCGGTGTCTGGGCCCTGGGCGATTGCGCCTCCACGCACCCGCCGACGGCTCAACACGCGTTGCGCGAAGGCAAGCTCGTTGCCCGCAACCTGATTGCGGCGGTCGACGGTCGCGAGATGTCGCCCTTCGTCTTCCGAACGATCGGTCAGCTCGCCGCCATCGGACGGCGAACGGGGGTGGCGCGCATCCTCGGAGTGAACTTTTCGGGGTTCTTGGCCTGGTGGCTCTGGCGAACGATTTACCTCGCCAAGCTCCCCCGCTTCGAAAAGAAGGTTCGAGTCGCTCTGGATTGGGCGCTCGACCTGATGTTCTCCAAGGACCTGGTGCAGCTTCAGACGCCTCGCACCATCAGGAGACAGACAAGGAAGGACCATGAATCGCAAGAATCGAGCGGAGATCGAGCGCCTCGAGGAAGACTCCCGGCGCGTGAAGAACTGGAAACGATTCGGACCTTACCTCTCCGAGAGGCAGTGGGGGACGGTCCGTGA